The sequence below is a genomic window from Nostoc flagelliforme CCNUN1.
CTTTAAGAACCCTGCAACCTGGAGATGAAGCATCGCTGGAAGAATTTCTCTTGCAACACAGCGATACTTCGATGTTTTTGCGCTCTAATTGGCGAGCTGCGGGACTACTTGACCAAGGTGCAAGATTTCAAGGAACTTACATAGCAGCCTACATAGATGAAACTATAGTGGCAGTTGCAGCCCACTTTTGGAATGGGATGATCGTAGTCCAAGCCCCTATATATTTGCCAGAGGTGGTGCAAGCAGTTGTGGCACAATCTGGACGTGCTGTTTCTGGAATTAGTGGCCCAGCAGTACAAGTCGAAGCAACAAAAAGAATTTTGGGACTTAGCAACCGACCGACTCAGCTTGATGAGCCTGAGAAATTGTTATCTCTAACACTGCAAGACTTACAAATACCTCAAGCCTTAGTATCAGCGAAGGTGCAGTGTCGTTTGCCACATGCAAAGGAGTTGGAGTTACTTAGCGAATGGTGCGTTGCTTATAATGTGGAAACTTTAGGACGAACAGATACTCCCAGTTTAAGACCTGATTGCGATCGCATCATTGAAGCCCGTCAAGCTATGGCAATGCATTGGGTTTTAGTAGCAGAAGATACCCCAGTTTCCTACTCTGCTTTCAATGCTAGCCTACCTGATATTGTGCAAATTGGTGGAGTGTGGACACCGCCAGAACTGCGGGGTAAAGGTTACGCCAAAAGTGTAGTAGCAGGCTCGTTGTTAGATGCGCGATCGCAGGGAGTAAAACGTGCGATCCTGTTTACAGGTGATAATAACCAAGCAGCCCAAGCAGTTTATCGAGGAATTGGTTTTTTACCTACTGGTGAGAAGTATGGCTTAGTCTTATTTGAAGAGACTCAGGGTTGAGAAATTAGACCTCTTGCAAAAAAAAGTCCCTAACACCCCACCCCGCTCTTCGAGAGCAGGGTGGTTTCATACAACGAGAGAAAAATGACAATACTTATGGGAGGCGATCGCATGATTCATATTTTGATTCAGCAACGCCTAAAATTGTTTAGATCCAATGTTGACTAGCAGCTAAACGATTCATTCGCCCACTACAAGACCAGCAACTACCAAGCGCCATACTTGGGCAAAGTCCGTGTCGATGTTTGGATCGCTCAATTCGGATGCGTGAGCTGGATGGTGAAATCGAACCGTCGCTTGAAAGACTGCCTTCGCTGCTACCTGCGGATCTGTTACCCTAAACTCGTTATTGGAAATACCACTCTCGACGATCGCAGCGACTTGGCTTACTAGTTCATCAATGTGAGCTTGAACTACTCCTCGCGCCTCTTGAGCGATCGCAGAATAGGTTGCAAACAACTCTGGCTCGTTCAGGACTTTTTGACGTTTCAGAGTCATGAGTTGCTCAAACCATCGGTGCAAGCGTTCAACGGCGGAACCCTGTTCTTCGGCGATCGCTGCTAGCGGTGTAGAAACCCGATGCAGCCACCGTTCTGCTACCGCATCACGCAAGGGTTTGAGATATTTTTGAAACAATATTGTCGTGATTTGCGCGATCGCCAGTTGTTATTTTTTGGTCAGATCAGGGAATTCTATTAATACAATTCAGTAATTCGTGCAGCGTTGACCAGAGAAAGGCTTTCCGTAGGGTAGCAACTGGTGTTGGTTGTTGTAGGTTTATTTGAACTGTGTTGTAAAAATATTTTGAGTTTTGAGGATCGGCTGATGGATAAATCAATTATTCAGTTGGTTGACGAATTACCAACTGACAATATCACTGTCAAAGTTTTAAAAGCTCTTGATTATGTAGTACCAGGTGAGTGGAGCAATTTGACGGGATTTGAGAATAATATTCGCAGCATTACTGGAGTTAGCGATGCTAAGGTAATTCAGAAAATCCGCGATCGCGC
It includes:
- a CDS encoding GNAT family N-acetyltransferase — translated: MPTLRTLQPGDEASLEEFLLQHSDTSMFLRSNWRAAGLLDQGARFQGTYIAAYIDETIVAVAAHFWNGMIVVQAPIYLPEVVQAVVAQSGRAVSGISGPAVQVEATKRILGLSNRPTQLDEPEKLLSLTLQDLQIPQALVSAKVQCRLPHAKELELLSEWCVAYNVETLGRTDTPSLRPDCDRIIEARQAMAMHWVLVAEDTPVSYSAFNASLPDIVQIGGVWTPPELRGKGYAKSVVAGSLLDARSQGVKRAILFTGDNNQAAQAVYRGIGFLPTGEKYGLVLFEETQG
- a CDS encoding TetR/AcrR family transcriptional regulator, with the protein product MFQKYLKPLRDAVAERWLHRVSTPLAAIAEEQGSAVERLHRWFEQLMTLKRQKVLNEPELFATYSAIAQEARGVVQAHIDELVSQVAAIVESGISNNEFRVTDPQVAAKAVFQATVRFHHPAHASELSDPNIDTDFAQVWRLVVAGLVVGE